A window of Xiphophorus hellerii strain 12219 chromosome 19, Xiphophorus_hellerii-4.1, whole genome shotgun sequence contains these coding sequences:
- the nkx2.1 gene encoding homeobox protein Nkx-2.1, with protein sequence MSMSPKHTTPFSVSDILSPLEESYKKVSMENNNLGAPLASYRQPQVSQAAMQQHHMGHNGTVSAAYHMTAAGVSQLSHTAMGGYCNGNLGNMGELPAYQDGMRGSAAATGWYGANPDPRFSTISRFMGSSSGMNMGSMGSLSSLADVGKGMGSLSSAPRRKRRVLFSQAQVYELERRFKQQKYLSAPEREHLASMIHLTPTQVKIWFQNHRYKMKRQAKDKVSQQQMQQESGGSCQQQQQQQQQQQQQQQQSPRRVAVPVLVKDGKPCQGSGHTPTSATQTQTHHQQGGNVMIMSNNASGHGQHPSQQVGSTGHSPDLAQHSSSPPSLQSQVAGLSHLNSPGAEYGSALQCSALLYGRTW encoded by the exons ATGTCGATGAGCCCTAAGCATACGACTCCTTTTTCTGTTTCCGATATCTTGAGTCCCCTTGAGGAGAGCTATAAGAAAGTAAGTATGGAGAATAACAACTTGGGGGCACCTCTCGCTTCTTACCGGCAGCCGCAGGTCTCTCAGGCGGCGATGCAGCAGCACCACATGGGCCACAACGGGACTGTGTCAGCGGCTTACCACATGACTGCGGCGGGTGTCTCCCAGCTGTCACACACTGCCATGGGGGGCTACTGCAACGGCAACCTGGGCAACATGGGCGAGCTGCCGGCGTACCAGGACGGGATGAGAGGCAGCGCCGCGGCCACCGGCTGGTACGGAGCCAACCCGGACCCGCGCTTCTCCACCA TCTCTCGCTTCATGGGCTCCTCGTCGGGCATGAACATGGGCAGCATGGGCAGCCTCAGCTCCCTGGCAGACGTGGGCAAAGGCATGGGCTCCCTGTCCAGCGCCCCGAGGAGAAAACGGCGGGTGCTTTTCTCCCAGGCGCAGGTCTACGAGCTGGAGCGCCGCTTCAAGCAGCAGAAGTACCTGTCGGCGCCGGAGAGGGAGCACCTGGCGAGCATGATCCACCTCACGCCGACCCAGGTGAAGATCTGGTTCCAAAACCACCGCTACAAGATGAAGAGGCAGGCCAAAGACAAAGTGTCCCAGCAGCAGATGCAGCAGGAGAGCGGCGGCtcctgtcagcagcagcagcagcagcagcaacagcagcagcaacagcagcagcaatccCCGCGGAGGGTGGCCGTGCCGGTGTTGGTAAAAGACGGCAAGCCGTGTCAAGGCAGCGGCCACACGCCCACGTCCGCGACGCAAACGCAAACGCACCACCAACAGGGAGGCAACGTCATGATCATGTCCAACAACGCGTCCGGGCACGGGCAGCACCCGAGCCAGCAGGTGGGCAGCACGGGTCACTCCCCGGACCTGGCGCAGCACTCCTCCAGCCCGCCGTCTCTGCAGAGCCAGGTGGCCGGCCTCTCCCACCTGAACTCCCCCGGAGCGGAGTACGGCTCGGCCTTACAGTGCTCGGCCCTGCTGTACGGCAGGACGTGGTGA
- the nkx2.9 gene encoding NK2 transcription factor related, locus 9 — MQKKKKKRGERKKEGNKPRIVTEWYAMTGAPSRFSFSVRSILDLPEQDAEAAPRSSSVYSSCSSSSPYTSWVECDRSPCMSSDEGSFEPSPDSTKPDDSSLDLEPVERIKKSKKRRVLFSKAQTLELERRFRQQRYLSGPEREQLARLLSLTPTQVKIWFQNHRYKMKRGRAEGALPPDADIPQPPLLRRVVVPILVRDGKPFHTCFIEADKASCLTSPAQPHPQAVPFPLAFPPLQHPSPGSLSSRYQQHFPAAAASRFAWRNFWSDSVPFAPLK; from the exons atgcaaaaaaaaaaaaaaaaaagaggagagagaaagaaagaaggaaacaaaccTCGGATTGTCACTGAGTGGTACGCGATGACTGGTGCGCCGAGCAGGTTCAGTTTTTCCGTCAGGAGCATCCTGGACCTGCCTGAGCAGGATGCGGAGGCCGCGCCGCGGTCCTCCTCGGTTtactcctcctgctcctccagctCGCCCTACACCTCCTGGGTGGAGTGCGATCGGAGCCCCTGCATGT CTTCTGATGAGGGCAGTTTCGAACCGTCCCCCGACTCAACCAAGCCGGATGACTCGTCCCTGGACTTGGAGCCGGTTGAGAGGATCAAGAAGAGCAAGAAGCGCCGCGTCCTGTTCTCCAAAGCCCAGACCCTGGAGCTGGAGAGGCGCTTCCGCCAGCAGCGCTACCTGTCCGGGCCGGAGAGGGAGCAGCTGGCCCGgctcctcagcctcactccgACCCAGGTGAagatctggttccagaaccacCGCTACAAGATGAAGAGAGGCCGGGCGGAAGGCGCGCTGCCGCCGGACGCGGACATTCCGCAGCCTCCGCTGCTGCGCAGGGTGGTCGTTCCGATTCTGGTCCGGGACGGGAAACCCTTCCACACCTGCTTCATTGAGGCGGACAAAGCCAGCTGCCTGACCTCTCCCGCGCAGCCTCATCCTCAGGCCGTCCCGTTCCCTTTGGCCTTCCCTCCTCTCCAGCATCCCTCCCCCGGATCGCTTTCGTCCCGGTACCAGCAGCACTTTCCAGCCGCGGCGGCCTCCAGATTCGCCTGGAGGAACTTTTGGAGCGACTCGGTCCCCTTTGCCCCTCTCAAATGA